One Glycine max cultivar Williams 82 chromosome 3, Glycine_max_v4.0, whole genome shotgun sequence DNA window includes the following coding sequences:
- the LOC106798047 gene encoding glucoamylase has translation MVETLGPFSPRVPLCVSDRPEFCFTLRSKDEKRGWNLLLLKLVRNNDLYPVHAVPPKDQVDLETVEPQAQQSEQTNESKFVRVSFQLQKTCNFGEQFLIVGGGPVLGSWDPLEALPMTWSEGHVWAVELDMPAGQTFQYKFILKGEGGDIIWQPIDPTLGKLRIE, from the exons ATGGTCGAGACTCTAGGACCCTTCTCTCCCAGAGTTCCCCTTTGTGTTTCTGATAGACCCGAATTCTGCTTCACCCTTCGTTCCAAAGATGAGAAAAGGGGATGGAATTTATTGCTCCTGAAACTGGTTCGAAACAATGATCTTTACCCTGTTCATGCAGTGCCACCAAAGGACCag GTGGACTTGGAAACTGTGGAGCCTCAGGCTCAACAGAGTGAACAAACAA ATGAATCAAAGTTTGTTCGTGTATCGTTCCAGTTACAAAAGACTTGTAATTTTGGTGAACAGTTTCTTATAGTTGGAGGTGGTCCTGTGCTTGGTTCATGGGACCCTTTAGAGGCATTACCCATGACATGGTCTGAAGGACATGTATGGGCTGTGGAGCTG GATATGCCTGCTGGACAAACATTCCAGTATAAGTTCATACTGAAAGGAGAAGGGGGGGATATTATTTGGCAGCCGATTGATCCAACACTTGGGAAACTAAGAATAGAATAG
- the LOC121174668 gene encoding uncharacterized protein, which yields MMKALTSSCSKAMVETLGPFSPRVPLCVSDRPEFCFTLRSKSEKKGWNLLLLKLVRNNDLYPVHAVPPKDQVDLETVEPQAQQSEQTNESKFVRVSFQLQKTCNFGEQFLIVGGGPVLGSWDPLEALPMTWSEGHVWAVELDMPAGQTFQYKFILKGEGGDIIWQPGLDRLIHTWETKNRIVVLEDWENVELQKITEEDQLA from the exons ATGATGAAAGCCCTCACAAGCTCTTGTTCTAAGGCCATGGTCGAGACTCTAGGACCCTTCTCTCCCAGAGTTCCCCTTTGTGTTTCTGATAGACCCGAATTCTGCTTCACCCTTCGTtccaaaagtgagaaaaagGGATGGAATTTATTGCTCCTGAAACTGGTTCGAAACAATGATCTTTACCCTGTTCATGCAGTGCCACCAAAGGACCag GTGGACTTGGAAACTGTGGAGCCTCAGGCTCAACAGAGTGAACAAACAA ATGAATCAAAGTTTGTTCGTGTATCATTCCAGTTACAAAAGACTTGTAATTTTGGTGAACAGTTTCTTATAGTTGGAGGTGGTCCTGTGCTTGGTTCATGGGACCCTTTAGAGGCATTACCCATGACATGGTCTGAAGGACATGTATGGGCTGTGGAGCTG GATATGCCTGCTGGACAAACATTCCAGTATAAGTTCATACTGAAAGGAGAAGGGGGGGATATTATTTGGCAGCCAGGGTTGGATCGATTGATCCACACTTGGGAAACTAAGAATAGAATAGTTGTTCTCGAAGATTGGGAGAATGTAGAACTTCAGAAAATAACAGAGGAAGATCAACTTGCCTAG